CgactaagtcactctggataagtgtctgctaaatgacaaatgtaaAATTGTAACCTACATCAATATGACTTATTGATGACCGTGACAAAATACAAGATCAGCTACATTTACTGCAGCACATTCCTCTTGTCAGCATCAGCTTCTCTAAGAGGAATTAATATCACACAGTTGGTTTCATAGGTGTTCATTTTATTCAGAAACACTTCAGAGAAACCTATGAGAGCACTGATCCCAGTGCTATAAAGATAACAGTTCTAGCAGTGATTTGTCTAACATGTAGTTGCTGTAttactgtatatttaaaaaaaagtatgctTAAATAAAAGGAATGAAAATGTAGAGTATGGAACTCTGTTGAATGTACTCAATTGACAGTTTGAGTGGTGTAAAATGATCAGAAGCAGAGAGTTGGTGGGAAAACTAGATTGAGGAAGGATGCAGTTCAGTAGTTGCACTTACAACTACTCAATGTAAAGTTTGGGTTCATGGGAGAAGGTGGAGTAACCTCGTATCAGCAGTATGCTCGGTGTGCCGTGACCTCCTGTCATTCAGCATAACTTAAGAGTTCACCAACAGGCCTAACTGTAAACACTGAAGATGTGGAGTTAGAGGATGACTCCAGCACAGTAAGGGGATTCCAGGTCATAAATGTATGACTTGACAAGCCTAGGCTGAGACAGCCCATTGAGGAAATACTGGATTCACAGTGACAATTCTATTTCCCAGTCATTTGGGAAACTTATTGACACTTTAGATGTGAATTACATGATAAGTCTGTTCTCAAAGATCCCCTCAGGTCTTTCTCAGACAGATATCAAGAGGGGATAGCATCCCTAAAACAGGGTTTCAGATGTGTTGCCATGTGAATTGGAGTGTTACTCAGATCTTCCCTTAATAATACTaaataagaaaacaaaaaagtCAAACAATAAAACAAACTGATTGATATTAACATTGATCAATGAATAGGAATAGGCAAGgccaactacactgaacaaagatATAAATGCCACCATTTCAAATATTctcctgagttacagttcatctagggaaatcagtcaactgaaataaattcattaggccctaatctatagattttacatgactgggcaggggtgcatcCATGGGTGgggccacccactggggagccaggcacagccaatcagaatgagtttctccccacaaaagggctttattacacacagaaatactcttcagcgccatgctgtttaatcagcctcttgatatgccaagcctgtcaggtggatggattatcttggcaaaggataaaatgctcactaacagggatgtaaactaatgtgcgcacaacatttgagagaaataagctttttgtgcgtatggaacatttctgggatcttttatttcagctgatgaaaccaacacttcacgttgcgtttatatttttgttcagtgtataattcTTCCCTTTGAATATTATTGAGTTATATGAACCCAGTAAGAAAaagtacaaaaatgtatgcatttTTCTACTTAAAACGTGAAAAAGTATCTGGACCAGTCCTTTTAACAAAAACAAAATCcttttaaaaaaatagtttttttaacTGGTTAAAGTGCTAGTTGGGATAACTAAATATAATTATTTAAATCCTCTTGCAGTCAGGTAAAGTAATGTGAGGGGTGTGCGTTTATACTCCCGGGCCCATGGTCTCAGACTGACATCACTGCTGCTTACAGTTCTCCTTCTTCTCTTTGGATTTGGCGCGTACAGATTTGTCGCTTTGCCTCTTGGTGGGCGGGATGAACGTTGGCTCCTCCATAAAATCATGTAAGCCGGAGTGAGGAGTGGGATGAGACTGGCAGGAGGATGTGCCTATAAGGAACAACAGGATGTTTTATAACTGCTCATTACCTCTACAGTATAAGCTACATGTTATGATGAGATGATCCGCGGTGTTGTTATTCCTACCAGAGATTGTCGGTCCTGCTCTGATGCCCTCCTTGCCTTGTCTACTGGCCTTGAAAGTTGGGTCCAGTTCCTCTGCAATGTTTCTGATTCTGATTGGCTGTTGTGATCTGTAAAGATATGAGTAGTTGGTTGAAATATAGAACTACTTTCATAGCCAAATCTACCACGACATGATTGCAGCCCACTCAACGGATATCAAAATCTCTAGCAATCGGGGCACAAGACAGGGGTAATCGCTGTCTCCCctgctctacttgttgggggcggagcctctggcagagttgataaggagcaatccaattattatgggtgtttctgcaggcggcctgcagcacaagatttcgctttacgcggatgtcttgctctacatatccaaccctgagaaatccctcccattttagacacaattgctcagtatggcaagtTCAGGTTATAAAGATCAATTTGAACAaatccactgtctgccctctcaatattacactcaccagctctatgaagacactatGTCCTTTCCAATGGgaaaacacaggggtttcaataccttgggatcttcataacaccagatctgaatagcCTTTTCAAGGAACATTCTTCCACTCCTGGATCTCCCCCCCAATTAGCTTAGTAGGAAGAATGAATGTCATCTGTATGAACATCCTCCCTAAACTGAACTAtttatttcagatgctcccatgccatctcccagtttcctttttcaaaacaactaaccaaagcatcaccaaatttATATGGGGCAATAAAAAATCTAGGATCAAGTTCTCCACTCtatcgaaacctgaatctaagggtggtcttgcccttccctcccttcaattgtactactggtctgcccaaatccGCAACATGCTAACTTGGATCACGAACACACTAGCGTCAACgtggattcagatagaagcccaaCCCATTGCCCCtaagctcaattatattcattaataactttagtgaagtgggcaacatagccaaaacctttgatttacagcaccctactaACGTGGAGGGACTGTAGgaaatacctgggcatttcctcccaaatatgttctcactcgcctatagtaggcaacccagacttgccaaaagccctgagggatgccaactttaatctttggcatactctagggatcaggaccttttcaaacctatttcatcagaaaaccactacactgaaatcctttcaagagctctgcagtgaattcaatgtgccaagattcctttttctatacatcttcaaattagacatgtCATTTCCTCATTTACTTCCAAGAGGAGGTTTAGAGCtcagttgaatgaagttgaaacccttcttATCACCGCACAATCCATTGAAGGCAAAATATCTTACatctatagactcctttctgagaaaggaggctcctcctttactcctttgaaaataatctgggaaaaggaccttggtctgactatcagtgatgagttatgggcggAGGTTTGCAACAGGGTATACTGCGCCTCTAGTAATGTAAAAATGATCTAATTACACATTTTATTACACTCCTTTGAGACCccatagaatgaaaacagacatttctcctaactgtaaaagatgtacctctgaaagtagaacctatatgcatgtattttggagctgtagagagattgCCAGATTCTGGCAATCTGTACATACTGCGGCACAGAAAATACTAGAtgtacagtttgatatgaccctgtgtatctatcttcttaatgcccagcatttgcttatgactattacatactttgctaagaaatgtattcttcCAATGTGGGCCTCCAATACccctcctacatttaaaatgtggattgaccagattgttgaccttctccctcttgaaaagctcacttatgacctcTGCAAGAACAGCCCAAAtttgatagactctggtctccactacACAACTATATTCAAATTGGACAGAGTGAATGGGATGATTAGGGAAATTAGCAGATATGTTGTGTAAGGTGCTGTAAAATCTAAACTAATTATTTGCTGGTGGTCTCAGCTAAGGCTGGAAATGGCTGATAAGAACCTTGACAGTGCTCCTGcaagttttacattttttaataattattctttgtgtgtgtgtgtgtatatatatgattttcttttgtattttttaaattatatattgTTTTAAATATTATTATTCTTTTAaatctgtcacatctgtgaatgtggaatgtgttttgttggttgaaaaacaagaacattttaaattgatttttttaaacttttttttttatctctagCAATTACTTTTTCAAAAGCCCCATACTTCTTCAGCAAATGATAAAATCAGTCAGGTGCTAAGGAGGGCACTTCCAGCCTGGGGTTTCCCAGTGTtatacatacacgcacacacagtgaCTCACTGGGTTGTGGGTCTAGGGGCCTGATAGTCTGGAGAGCAGTCTTCAGCAGGAGATGGAAGGTCATCTGAGCCCAGTCTCTCCCGCTGGATCTGAGACACAGGACAGTAATTATAAACAATATTCCTATTGAAAACATTGTTTTGAAATAAGACAGACACTTTATTCAAAAGTAGTGTCAATAGTTAACACTACGTAGGCAATGGCTCATTACagtttgttttttttcttcccccaATGCTTTggtgtggtacattttcacaacttcGTATTAAACTCAAAACAGATCAAAAAGGCAAGTATTTTAAAactaagcacattttcaattgactaagtATAACATCCTCATCATAGTCACTTTTTCACTAAACTTAAAATCAGTTTAAATCTAGAAACACATGTTTCACATTGCAAGACATGTTCATAAAGTAATTCTTCCATAATGCAATGCTCACATTACTTTTGATAGGATCCTCTTCACAtttgttaaaaatacatttcacTAGGACTTAAGTGATTATCAATTAAGAGCAGTCGGATTAACGGTTTGGTAAACCTATAGATTTTAAACTGGTTGGTCTACTACACATAATAATGAAAATGGATATTTGTGAAGTATTAATATATTTctaaacatttgtaaaaacctgttttagctttgttattatggggtacgGAGATTGTAGAATTTTCTTTAAtcaattttctttaaaaaatttaaacaattataaggctgtaacgtaacaaaatgtagaagtcaaggggtctgaatactttccgaaggcagtgAATGTAACAAATGCTTCCTCTAAACGTGTCCAACATGCTTTACTAAAATTGCATTGGCCAATGCAGTActgtaatattagtagagtatcCACCCAGTGGGTGAAAACGTGCTTTAGGCGATGACATTACACTTCCTTatgttaaaaaaacatgtttttagatcaACCTATGGCAGAACACTCAGGACAGGCTTGTTGCAAACTAGTGCCTGATAAACATTGACATAAGTGAAAGAAACATTTGTTTAATTTGATTACAGTACACCAACAGTATGTTGCGTTTATTTCAGAACACCACTTGTATTTTTTGCATCATGATTATGAACGATGTCTTCAATGATCACACACCTTTGATCAAACATGGGAGAAATGGAAACGTGGTCAGTCAATTTCAACGGGTAGTGCATTGCCTAATGTACTGTAGCATATTACATTCAAAAGGGGCAGTTTTCAAACACGCATCTTGCATTTATTGCTAATGGATTGACTGGTTGTTAAAATAACTACATTGAGAAGATATCATTAAGTTGGTGACGATTAAAGCAATGTTTTTATAATCTTATACAGtcgaagtcggatgtttacatacacctgagccaaacacatttaaattcagtttcacaattcttgacatttattcctagtaaaaattccccgtcttaggtcagttaggatcaccactttattttaagaatgtgaaatgtcagaataatagtagagagaattatttatttcagattttatatctttcatcacactcccagtgggtcagaagtttacatgcacttagtatttggtaacattgcctttaaattgtttaataagttgggtgaattttggcccattcctcctgactggtgctgagctggtgtaacagtcaggtttgtaggcctccttgctcgcacacgctttttcagttatgcccacacattttctataggatgagggctttgtgatggccactccaataccttgactttgttgtccttaagccattttgccacaactttggaagtatacttggggtcattgtccatttcgaagacccatttgcgaccaagatttaactttaactgatgtgttgagatgttgccatctattttgtgttctttgacttgcaagccaccccctttttcctccaaacataacgatggtcattatggccaaacagttccatttttgtttcatcagaccagagcacatttctccaaaaagtacgatctttgtccccatgtgcagttgcaaaccgtagtctggcttttttattgctcccaaggatgaaccagatttgtggaggtatacaattatttatctgaggtcttggctgatttcttttgattttcccatgatgtcaagcagaggcaccgagtttgaaggtaggccttgaaatacatccacaggtacccctccaattgtctcaaatgatgtcaattagcctatcagaagcttctaaagccatgacataatttccaagctgtttaaaggcacagtcaacttagtgtatgtaaacttctgacccactggaattgtgatacagtgaattataagtaattGTTGGACAATGACTTGtctcattcacaaagtagatgtcctaacagacttgccaaaactacagttcgttaacaagaaatttgtggagtggttgaaaatcgagttaatgactccaacctaagtgtatgtaaactaccgacttcaactgtattttggaTCAATGGTGAAAGAAGTCTTCAAAATTAATGCACAATAAATACTTGTTAATATGAGACTGCTGCGTTACAAGTGTTAaattcaccacacacacacacgtgaaaatGGCACCAAAAAGCGATTGAAAAACCCCAAAAAAACAGCAGCAGCTACCCGTCTCTCTCTGGCAGTTCTCCTGTCATAGGGGTCAGCCAGGTCATGCGGTTCACGCTGTGACCCCGGGCCATCAAGGTCACGTGAACGACGCTTTGACTTCATTTCCTGCTTCTGCATGAAGCGGGCGATTTCCTGACAGAGGACACAGTGACCAAAGTGTCATAATCACACCTTCGGCTTTAAAGGCTGCATTTTCAAATGGTTTTGCTAAGCCTATGATTTATCTGATGACTAGTGAGATTGGGTGATAAAAAGTTCATACAAACTTGAGACTCCCTTAAAGAAACTGACTAAATCATTATATTTACTGCTGTACCTCCAAAACAACATCTTACCTCATCCTGGGCCACTTGTGCCACTCTGAAGTCTCCCACTGGATAGGAATCGCGTTGATAGTGGGAGGGACGGGCTGGAGGGCTCTGCAATGACAACACCAGAGAAGAGTGGTTAACACTCAGAAACATAGTAGTATTCAGGGGAGCTGAAAGTACATCCAGCAGGTGGCACTGTGGGTGTGGTATCCTCCCTGTCCCTTACCCTCCTCAGcagcttctcctcctcctgcagCCTCCTGGCCAGCTCCTCATCCAGCAGCACCTGCTGCAGCTCCCCCAGGTCCAGACACGCCCCTTTCTCCGGCTGCAGTGCGGCTCCTGTGGGAGGAGAGACTTGGGGTCAGGAGGGTTTAGAGAAATAAAGGGTGTGATGGGAGTGATGCTGTGATATGATAaaaggtatataggtatataAATAACAGACCCTGTGAAGATGAAGACAGACATGTAATTAGAGGAAAGAAACGATACAGCACATGCTGTTAGATCAGTCTGTTAGATCAGTCTAACAGTCTGTTAGATCAGTCTGTTAGATCAGTCTGTTAGATCATTTCAAGAGATGAGAGGACAAAGAAGATGAAGGCTGGAGAGGGGTTGAAGAAGAGCAGCTGTTCTCTGAATAAAGGAAATCCAGGTTAAGATATTTCCCAGGCCATCAGAATGACCAACAATACTACAGAGGAAATATCACACTTTTGAAAAAATACCCTTAATCAAAAGGGAGAGTACAGTAGCTGCCTCCCTGCAGGTCTGCCTGTTCAGAGCACTGAGGTACCTGCAGCCTGTAGCTCTGGGTGTTACCTGCTCTGTGGGTGTGCTTGGATCTGGCCCTGATGGAGGGCCCTCTGCTGCAGAAGCTTTGGCTGCGCTGGGAGACTTTCTGTGAGGGTGggggtctctcctcctcctcggagTGGTACtgcttatcctcctcctcctcatgctgGTGTTCACTCTCACTTCTCACCCTGCGCTCGCTATGGTAGTGCCTGTCGCCCCTGCCCTCCTCCCTCGCCTGGTCCCCACCGGAGCTGACCTTGTGTCTGGGGTCTCCActactcctcccctctctctctctgctgaacaGCCTATCATTTCTACAGTGTTCATCATAGACCTCAGTCCCACTAGCCTCCTCTATGGTCAGGTTTCCatggattttttctctctccccctcatgaCCACGGTGACAGAGGCGCTCTCTTTGTGAGGCACTCCTTTCCCTGACATCTCCATGGTAACTGGGCCTGTTGCAGATGGCCATTTGAAAAGCCCTCTGTGGTTGAGAGTTGTTACAGGCGATGGTATTTCCCCCATCATGCACCTGGCTGTCTCTGCCCTTACCCCTTGCCCGCTGTGACCGTGACCCCCCGTTGAAGCTTTGCCTCAAGGCCACACCCCGCTCTCTTAAGTCATGGGCAATCAGCGCCCAGACATTTCCCGCCCGCCTGCTGTCGCCATGGTAACTATGACAGCGTCTGCTGGTGTCGTCCTGGAAGCGGACTTGTTTCTTGTCGCTGGTCTCTCTGTGGGTCCAGCTCCTTCTGACCTCATCTCGGTCTCTATCCTGCACCCCTCTGGCAAGGTCACTAGTTCTTCCTCTGTAGTGCCGCTCCCTGCCATCCTCTGACCTGGGGTCCCTGTCGTAACCCCCATCACGAGCTACCCTGGGATTCATGTCCCAAATCCTATCCCTGTCCTGCAGACTccccctttcttccctctctcctctgcccctctccCAAACCTTGCTATGGTCCTCTCTGAAGCGGTTGTGGCGGCTGAGACTCCCGCTGCTTCTCTCTTGTGGCTGGTGCACAGGAGTCCTGTAACCACTAGGGGCAGTGTTGAGACGTTTCTCCTGTCTACACGGCCGGTATGGAGGGAGGTGTTCAGGGAAAACAGTGTCTGTGTGCTCTGAGCCTTCATCACTCAGATAGTCAGGTGGAGGGCATTGGAGGTCGTTTCTGATGCGTCTAGGGGGATCCATGTGTCTATCATGTGATAGAGTTCTGTTattctgtcctgctgtcctgtagGGCTCAGACAGAGGCGCAGCTGTGGAGTCTGACTGTGGCTGTGTGTTAGAGATAGAACACTGCCACCTGCTGGTAGCAGGTTGATGGTGCAGCTCTTCTCCATGTATGGGGCTGGTGCTGAGAGCAGGCTGGTGTGGGCAAGGCGAGGCAGGGACGCTGGCACTGTCTTTAGTCAAGCCAAACATGCAAACACAAAAGCAGGTGAATGTGGGTGTTTGTGTTTTACATGTAGTATTAGGCAGGTGCAGTAAATGGTGCAAGACAGACTTGGGCTGCATGTGAAAATACAAGGGGCCATGCTAAATTAaatgcactttttttttttttacacttccCTATTGGGCCCATCATAAGATTATTTAACTATAAGTGCACATTCAAATACAAGCTTGAcagacaaaaacaacacatacagtgccaTGGTCCATGTTATTAAGGAGATAGCTATAGCTGAGTGATTGTCAAAGGGATATGGCTGACCATCTATGCTGCCAGGAGACCTGTGGGGTCAAGTAGATGCAGATGGGAATGACAGCAGTCAAGCATGCAGAGCAAAGCATGGTTAGATTAGGGCCCAGCCTCCCCATGCAAGCGTTAGACTTTACCACACAGCATCTATGATCTACACCTACAACGCGGTCACAATGATCCAGGTGTGGAGGGCTTGATGGTTGGTCACATTCAGCGTTTGAAATTAGAAACAATGGGGTTTATTTAGTTTATTAAGATTTCAAGTTCCTCAGGGTCATATTTTGTTCTCGTTGTGATCATAAAAGAAAACCGCACGCACCCCAATCATGGCTTTGAAAAAAATCATTGAGAAGTAACAGAATTATCAGGAAAGGTCAGAATAACAGGCACCACCCAAAGTATGATTCAAACCAAAGCAATCAATCATTTAGACATGATTTCAGAAATAAAAGAAGCCACAGAAAGATCAAAAGGAACCCTAAAACAAATGGCCTTGTCAACACAGGAGCCTTTTACACATTAAGTACACCGTTAGACATTATTGGAATGGTTAGCAATATTTGGAAAGTGACAGTATCAGTTGCTTCCCTTATACAAGATAAACAAAGTGTGGCCGTACCGTCACTGAGGCTCTCCTGCCCACTCCTCTGTCTGACCCTCAGCCCCTCCTCTTCCTGGATGCGTTTAGCCATTTCCTGTGGAAACAATGTTACCAAATTtcaatggtcacatacacatgtttaacagatgttattgtaaAACGCCTGTGTCTATCGTTTCATCCATGGGACCAGAACCGTAACAATAAATTCAGTCAGCACGTCAATAAAATGAGTAGTTTTGAGATTATAGAAACAAATGTCTTCAGCAGGTATCAAATATCAAAGTAAATAAGAGTGATTTGAGGTCAattcagagcagaacagactctTCACACACTCAGTTTGAGCTCAGTTGCCATACGGAGTCAAAAATGTCAGCCAAGTATTACGGGTGAGGTTAACCAGGCCTCTGCCAGTACGTGGGCAAATGTTGGCATCAACGACTGTGCTTCCTATTAAGCTTCCAACCATCTAGCCTTCATTCAAAAACCCTTTCCACTGATTTCCCTGTTTCCTGCCCATGAAGGAGGTCATTAATATGTACAGTACAGATTAGCACCACAAGGTGTCAGTATAATATTGCCCACAATCACCGATTATGACACAGATTAAGAACAATGCCAAGAAGTATACTCTAAGTACAAACAAGGATCACAATGGTCCATGACTCAGTCTGGTGGTTCAGGGGGTTAACGCAAACAAACAGTAAATGACAAAACATGAACTccatagaacacaacacacatgcATCTTTGCCTTGTTCTGTGGAAATGAGAGCACTACAACTAAACAGCATTTATTATCATGGGTGGAAACCTGCAGCATGATAAACACTGAGGGCTAGCCGCTGTCATTGTATATACAGAGTCTGGGTGGCCTGCATTAGAAAGGCATGTCGACAGAGGAAGTGTTGAATGCAGAGTCACAGTAGGTCACTTGTCTCCATTATGAGTGAAATTGGGCAGGTCCACATTGGCCGCTCAGCACAAAACCAACTCTGGGTTAGCATGGTCCCAGTTCAGTTTGTGCAGTCTTACCAACTCTTATGGTCAATGTGGCAAGACGACACAAATAGATCTAGGATCAAGCTCCTGGTGGCTTGGCGAGGCTGGTTATTTCAGGAAGGCCTGGGGGCTGACTCAATGGAAAATAAATAGACCAGGCAGACCAGACCagcagaccagagacagaccaaccTTTCATCTCCCCCTGCCTGCCGGGCAAGCAGAGACTGGGCTCTGGTCTGGAAAAAGTGCTAAGAGGACTGCTTCACTTTCACCCAACACCTTGTCAACTGGTCATGTCAGAGACACCCTGTACAAGAGCAGCTCTAATAGACCTCCAGAGACCTGGGCTATGCCTTTATCCCCAGAGCCCTCCTGTAAGACAGACATCATCTATCCATTGCAATGAAGAAGCCCTCTAtaaaaatacagtggggcaaaaaagtatttagtcagccaccaattgtgcaagttctcccacttaaaaagatgagaggcctgtaattttcatcataggtacacctcaactatgacagacaaaatgagaaaaaaattccagaaaatcacattgtaggattttaatgaatttatttgcaaattatggtgattTCTGGCTCTAGGTGAcacctgtattcaagagcatgttgtgtctccACCGATGGTGGGCACAACAGACTCAACACTGATTATGTAAAGTAAAGTCTAAGCTACACCATAGGAAACAAACAAAAGTTTATGCAttttgagatttaaaaaaaattatgtctGCAAAAAAGGACAACAATCCCTGTCAGTATAACCCCTCGACACCACTTGTAGATCAAGCGCTGCAGGTTTAGAGGGTTCTCAGTTCAACATCTCTAATGACACAAGTGTTAAGAAAGACCATACGAGCACAAGCACTGTTCCTCTAGCTTGAGTCACAGAGCACTTCGCCAGCTCAGCGCTGCCAGCCTCAGCAGACAATTAGCAGCTTGACATGGCAGGTTAGCTCAGGAAGTGCCATGGGGATCTGGCATTTAGACTGACTGCACCGCCTGGTGCCTTCTGTTCTGCTGTGCAATTAAACAGTCAGCGGGGATGCTAATATTTAATCAACACACTACATCAGCCAATCTTCCATAAAGGTGAATTTGCTTGGAGTGTGTTTGCTCATCGTTATAATTAGCCAACACTGAGGCTTCTGAAAGTGATTTAGCACTATTAAATCCATGGAGTAAAGACTAAGCTTAGTCAAGTGATTCTACAAACGAGCAAAGACATTGACCTTTAGACATCAAGTCTTTAAAGAATTCATTAAAATTAACAAATTGCTGTCTTTTGGGGACTTGCAATAACCTTGTACCTGGAATA
This genomic stretch from Oncorhynchus kisutch isolate 150728-3 linkage group LG24, Okis_V2, whole genome shotgun sequence harbors:
- the LOC109869482 gene encoding coiled-coil domain-containing protein 50-like isoform X3 — protein: MTELEIDQSHLPRVQEVCHVFAVLEDGALAHNLQEQEIEQYYTTNMQKNQLVQNDIRIAKRLQNEEEEQRAQHRALLSQASRQLQEEDSEYARMIQEEILRCADEEAQRREQEDEEMAKRIQEEEGLRVRQRSGQESLSDGAALQPEKGACLDLGELQQVLLDEELARRLQEEEKLLRRSPPARPSHYQRDSYPVGDFRVAQVAQDEEIARFMQKQEMKSKRRSRDLDGPGSQREPHDLADPYDRRTARERRIQRERLGSDDLPSPAEDCSPDYQAPRPTTQSQQPIRIRNIAEELDPTFKASRQGKEGIRAGPTISGTSSCQSHPTPHSGLHDFMEEPTFIPPTKRQSDKSVRAKSKEKKENCKQQ
- the LOC109869482 gene encoding trichohyalin-like isoform X2 gives rise to the protein MQKNQLVQNDIRIAKRLQNEEEEQRAQHRALLSQASRQLQEEDSEYARMIQEEILRCADEEAQRREQEDEEMAKRIQEEEGLRVRQRSGQESLSDDSASVPASPCPHQPALSTSPIHGEELHHQPATSRWQCSISNTQPQSDSTAAPLSEPYRTAGQNNRTLSHDRHMDPPRRIRNDLQCPPPDYLSDEGSEHTDTVFPEHLPPYRPCRQEKRLNTAPSGYRTPVHQPQERSSGSLSRHNRFREDHSKVWERGRGEREERGSLQDRDRIWDMNPRVARDGGYDRDPRSEDGRERHYRGRTSDLARGVQDRDRDEVRRSWTHRETSDKKQVRFQDDTSRRCHSYHGDSRRAGNVWALIAHDLRERGVALRQSFNGGSRSQRARGKGRDSQVHDGGNTIACNNSQPQRAFQMAICNRPSYHGDVRERSASQRERLCHRGHEGEREKIHGNLTIEEASGTEVYDEHCRNDRLFSREREGRSSGDPRHKVSSGGDQAREEGRGDRHYHSERRVRSESEHQHEEEEDKQYHSEEEERPPPSQKVSQRSQSFCSRGPSIRARSKHTHRAGNTQSYRLQVPQCSEQADLQGGSYCTLPFD
- the LOC109869482 gene encoding trichohyalin-like isoform X1, which produces MTELEIDQSHLPRVQEVCHVFAVLEDGALAHNLQEQEIEQYYTTNMQKNQLVQNDIRIAKRLQNEEEEQRAQHRALLSQASRQLQEEDSEYARMIQEEILRCADEEAQRREQEDEEMAKRIQEEEGLRVRQRSGQESLSDDSASVPASPCPHQPALSTSPIHGEELHHQPATSRWQCSISNTQPQSDSTAAPLSEPYRTAGQNNRTLSHDRHMDPPRRIRNDLQCPPPDYLSDEGSEHTDTVFPEHLPPYRPCRQEKRLNTAPSGYRTPVHQPQERSSGSLSRHNRFREDHSKVWERGRGEREERGSLQDRDRIWDMNPRVARDGGYDRDPRSEDGRERHYRGRTSDLARGVQDRDRDEVRRSWTHRETSDKKQVRFQDDTSRRCHSYHGDSRRAGNVWALIAHDLRERGVALRQSFNGGSRSQRARGKGRDSQVHDGGNTIACNNSQPQRAFQMAICNRPSYHGDVRERSASQRERLCHRGHEGEREKIHGNLTIEEASGTEVYDEHCRNDRLFSREREGRSSGDPRHKVSSGGDQAREEGRGDRHYHSERRVRSESEHQHEEEEDKQYHSEEEERPPPSQKVSQRSQSFCSRGPSIRARSKHTHRAGNTQSYRLQVPQCSEQADLQGGSYCTLPFD